The Hugenholtzia roseola DSM 9546 DNA segment AAGAATTGGTCTGCGCTACCTTGAAATTCTATTGTCGTGCCTGCGGGCATGCCGATATGACCCTTTTGGTCGTAATCGCCGCAAATGTGCAAATGTGAGTTTAGTGTAGGGTGCAAATTGACCTGTGCGCCTGCTTCTATCGTCAGGTTGCGGACAAAGGCATCTCCTGTGGCTGCGCCGGGGTGAGCTACTAAGCCGTCAGGTCGGATAAGCGGAAAGTTTGTAATGGGTATGCCTTCTAATTGGGCAGGAATGACAACATCTGTATTGCAATCAGGCAGGGCATCTACGCCACAAGGACGACTCCAGTTATTGATATTAAACCAGTTATCGTCTTGGTCGCCCGTCCAGACGTATTGCACCGTTCCCACACAAATAGAACTTGTTAGGATACAACCCCCTACATTGACGGCTACTTGATAGTTTGTAGTCCGTTGTACCTGTACCGTAATTTGAGGTGTAGTTTGTCCGCCCGGTGTCCAAAGGTAATCTAACGCGCCGAAAGTTTCCCCATCTAAAAGGACGCTTGTCCCATAGAAAATGTTGATATCAGGACCTAAATTAAGAGCATTAAAAGACGAGAAATAACCATACCTACAGCCTGTAGAAGCTCCTCCATTTACCAAGCCCATGTGAAAGAGTGCGCTGTCGTTTTCTATTACATTACCCGCCACAGGGATGCTGTTATTGCTGGCAGTAGCATAAGCCCCAGTGCCGTCTAAGGTTATGCGAGCGGAACGCCAGACATTAGAAGTGCCGGGTACAAAGGTAAAAGCACTGGCAGGAACGGCTGTTCCATTGATTTTGAAATCATCATGAAAACCGTTCTTGACAAGCAAGGTCATACTAAAACTTTCATTTGTAGAACGAATAAAATTAACCCTGCGCGAGCCTGTACATTCAATAGGCGGCACTAAGGCGCAACCTGTTTCACAGCCATAGCCCGAAAAGTGAAGCACATAAACGGGCTTATTGGAAGTAATATAAGCCCTTATACTTCCCATGGGCATATTTAAAGTGTGCTGCTGTTGCCGGTTGAGATTCACCGCTGCTAAGGCAGTACCGTCGCGGTTGATGTTGATGGTAGTGCCGTCTTCTATTGCCAGAATATATACCTTTTCATCTTGAGAATTGCTTGGCACGCCCAAAGTACCACGCATAATGATATATTCTGTACCTAAAATATCCACAGGCACAATCTGGTCACCTGCCAAGTCATAACAGCCGCCTGCACCACTGTTAATGGAATCATGATAAACCGTAACGGCTACGGGCTTATTAGAAGTTACACGTGAGCCGAAAGGCGCGTTTCCCGCAGAAGGCTGATTGGCGGCAGCGCAATAGGTTTCGCCTCTATTTAGGGTAATACTAAAAGTAGAGTTCGCTGCGTGTCCCTTGATGGCGCGTGTATTATTGATGGTTACTAAGGTGTTATCCTCTGTGGCTACAATGATAAAACCTGAATGTCCATTAGGCGTTAAGTTGTTTTGATGATTCCATGCTGTTTGCATAGGCACATAAAAATCTGTTCCTAAGCCGTTTGCACCTTTGAGGGCGAAAATGTCGGGGTTATTGTTACGCACAACTTCATAGTAACCAGAAATTTTAGCGGTAGCTTCTATCAGGATACCTGTGCGGTGCTTGATGGTGTAATCCCAATTTGTTGCTGCGGTGGAGGCAGGGTCTATGGCTCTTGGCGTTTCTATCTCAAACTTGCGCCCTGTCAAATCTATTTGTTGGGCAGTGTTAGCTGGAATTGTTACGACAATCGGTACAAAGGCTCCGTTGGCAGGTTGGCTAATAACTACCGTTGCCTCTTGTGTGTAAGCTGTTAGATACAAGCGAATGTCTTGGTCTCCATGACCTGCGGTTACTTCGGGTGCGGCAAACCAGAAGCGCGTATCAATTTGCGCCTGTAGAGATAAGAGAGTTCCTATTTGCAGAACAAACAGAAAAAGTAAGGAGTAGAGTAAGCGATGTAGCCTCAACATAAAGAAAGGGGATTTAAGAGTAAAAGTAGCGTCATTTTGTAGAAGTATTTGGCGTGTCAGATTTTGGAAATTCAATCTTTTCAGAGTTGGAATAGGGAGAGAAAAGGGTTTTGTGTTTTCCATTAGAAAAACGGAAAAATTCTTTTTGTGCGTTCGATAAAATAGTGGTGATTGCTGGCTTAAAAGTAATGCTATTGTTTGTATTAACCAAGAAAAGTTCGACTAACCCTATGTTAAAAACGATAGAAGAGGGGGCATTCGAAAGAATACTGCAAAGGTACGCAACAATAGCGATAAGAAGCAAGTGCATATCGTTTTAATTATACTCTTTCTTGGAAAAAAAGAAAAAAGGTTCTAAAAAAAGGACTTTGACCCAAAATCTTTTTTTTATCCCTATCCTGCTCCTTTTAAGAAGTTTTTAGATTTTACGCTATTTCCTTACAAACGTTACAAAAGGTGCGAAAAGTATTGAAAAAGTGTTGGCTTGCGTGAAAAAGAGAATCCGCTCCAAACCAAATACTGCCCATTTTCTTTATGCCAAAGGATAAGTTACAAGATTTGTAGGTTGCTTTGGGCTTGCGTTTGCAGAATCGTATTTTTTTAGCGAAATTTAGGGCGCGAAAACATACTTTCTAATGCTATGCCTACTCCCGATTTGACCCAAATTCCCTTCCAAGCCATAGAAAAGGCTTGGCAAGAGGCAGCCCAAACGCCTTTCTATCAGGCAGATATGGATTCTATCCCTACTTGGCAAACCGCCGAACAGATTCAGGTCAAGCCCTATTATCAATCTTTGGACAGTGAGCCGCTTTTGCACCCTGACTTTGCCGCAGGTATCGCTCCTTTTTTGCGCGGACCTTATGCCACTATGTATGCGGTGCGCCCCTGGACAATTCGCCAATACGCAGGTTTTTCTACCGCCCAAGAGTCTAACGCCTTTTATAGGCGCAATTTGGCAGCAGGTCAGAAGGGGCTTTCCGTTGCTTTCGATTTGGCTACACACAGAGGATACGATTCCGACCACCCACGTGTCGTAGGAGATGTAGGCAAGGCAGGGGTAGCCATCGATTCGGTAGAGGATATGAAAGTGCTTTTCGACCAAATTCCCTTAGACCAGATGTCCGTCTCGATGACCATGAACGGTGCCGTTATTCCCATCATGGCGTTTTATATCGTAGCCGCAGAGGAGCAAGGGGTGAGTCCTGAAAAATTGAGTGGCACGATTCAGAACGACATCTTGAAGGAGTTTATGGTGCGCAATACCTACATCTATCCGCCCAAACCGAGCATGCGCCTAATTGCCGATATTTTTAAATATACTGCCGAAAAAATGCCCAAGTTTAATTCTATCAGCATCAGCGGCTACCACATGCAGGAAGCGGGGGCAACGGCAGACATCGAGTTGGCTTACACCTTAGCCGATGGATTGGAGTATGTTCGCACAGGCATTGCAGCAGGCATGGACATTGACGACTTTGCGCCGCGCCTTTCCTTTTTTTGGGCAATCGGCATGAACCATTTTATGGAAGTGGCTAAGATGCGGGCAGGGCGTTTGCTTTGGGCAAAATTGATTAAACAATTTAACCCCAAAAATGAAAAATCTATGGCACTGCGCACACATTGTCAGACTTCGGGCTGGTCTTTGACCGAACAAGACCCCTTCAACAACGTAACGCGCACTTGCATCGAGGCAATGTCGGCAGCCTTAGGCGGCACACAGTCTTTGCATACGAACTCTTTGGACGAAGCCATTGCACTGCCTACTGACTTTTCTGCACGTATCGCACGCAATACACAAATTTTTATACAAAAAAATACAGAAATCACAAAAGCAATAGACCCCTACGCTGGTTCGCATTACGTAGAAAGCCTAACTGCCGCCTTAGTAGAACGCGCTTGGACGCTGATAGAGGAGGTAGAAAAGTTGGGCGGCATGACAAAGGCGATTGAGGCAGGAATCCCGAAGATGCGCATCGAGGAGGCGGCGGCACGCAAGCAGGCACGCATCGATGGGCAGAAAGATGTCATTGTGGGCGTGAATAAGTATGCGGTAGAAGAAAATACAGAAATTGAACTACTTGAAGTAGATAATACGGCTGTGCGCGAGTCGCAAATTGCGCGTCTTTCCGAAATTAAGGCAAACCGCGATGAAAAAGCCGTACAAAAAGCCCTTTTTAAGATTAAAGAGGCAGCACAAAATCAGAGTGGCAATATGTTGGAATTAGCCGTAGAAGCGGCAAGGCTTCGCGCTACTTTGGGTGAAATTTCTGCTGCTATGGAAAGTGTTTTTGGCAGATTTCAAGCAGAAACCCGCTTAATTTCAGGTACTTATGCGAAAGAAATTGCAAAAAACGAAGACTTTGTAAAAGCCCAACAGCTCTCCAATCAATTTGCGCAGCTCGAGGGTCGTCGTCCGCGTATTCTCATTGCTAAGATGGGGCAAGATGGGCATGACAGAGGGGCAAAAGTAATTGCGACAAGTTTTGCAGACTTGGGCTTTGATGTCGATATCAGTCCCCTTTTCCAAACGCCCGAAGAGGTTGCGCGCATGGCGATGGAAAATGACGTGCATTTGGTTGGTGCGTCTTCTTTGGCGGCAGGGCATAAAACGCTCATTCCCCAACTGATTGAGGAACTCAAAAAGGTAGGGCGCGAAGATATTTTAGTGGTAGCAGGGGGCGTGATTCCGCCAAAGGATTACGATTTTCTGTATCAAAAGGGTGTAGCAGCCGTTTTTGGTCCTGGAACGGTGATTGCAGTGGCGGCGCAGAAGATTTTAGAAAAATTACTTTTGGAAGTCGAGTAAAAAAACTATCAAGTCTTAAAAGTAGGGACAAGGCATTGCCTTGTCCTAATTGTTAGGAAATTGTTATGAAAGGGCTTCCATTTAGACTACTCTATTTCGAGCGAATCGCCTCCACAGGGTCTAAACGGGCGGCTATCCAAGCAGGAATTACGCCCGCGCTCAATCCTATCAAAAGGGCAATGACTAAGCCCAGCAAAATATTGCCGTAGTTTATCACAATGACAAAAGTATCAGTGGAGAGGAAGGAGAGCAGCGAAACCAATATCAGACCAAAGAAACCGCCGATAACGCTCAAAAAGATAGCCTCGAAAAGGAATTGAAACAAGATAAATTCATTTCGCGCACCCAAAGATTTTTGGATACCGATAAGGTTTGTACGCTCTTTTACAGACACAAACATAATGTTGGCAATGCCAAAGCCTCCTACTAAGATAGAAAAACTCCCTATCACGGCACCTGCCAACGTGAGAACGGCGATAATGCCATCTAAAAACTTAGCAAACATTTCTGGGCGATTGAGGGCGAAGCTATCTTCCTGTTTAGCTCCAATGCCGCGATAGCTACGTAGCAGACCGCGCATTTCACCTTCCAAATCCTGCAAATCGGTATCATTTTCAAAGCCTTTGGCGGCAATGGTGGGGAAAACCCCGCGCTTGGAGGCAAATTTTTTGACGTAAGTAAAATAGGGAATAATGCAAATGTTGTCGTTGCTTGGCGCATCTAATAGGTTCTCGCCTTGTTTTTTCAAAATCCCAATCACTTTAAACTTTTCGCCGCGCAATTTGACAAACTTCCCTATCGGATTTTCCAAACCAAAAAGTTCGGCGGCTAAGGTGTGTCCCAAAATGACTACTTCGGCGGAATAATCTGCCTCTGGTAGCGTAAAATATCGCCCTTCTTCTACGGGAATGTCGGCTACTTCGGCGTGGCTGTGCGTAATGCCTTGTACGGCAAGCCCCGAAACGCTATTTTCTTTGTATTTGATGGTAAAGCCGCCACGCACCGTAAAGACCGAAACGGCAGAGGCTTTAGTGAGCCTTTTGCGCAAAAATTCATATTCTTCTATTGTCGGATTGGGGCGCGAAAAATACTTCCACCAAGGGTAGTCTGGCTCAAAAATCCAAGGCATGCGCTGCACATAAATCACCTTTTCGCCCAAAAAAGAAAGGCTATCTTTGATGCCGCGCTCCAAAGCATCTACAAAGGTCAGCACCCCGATAATGGCAAAAATGCCAATCGTAACGCCTAAAAGAGAAAGAACGGTGCGCAAGATGTTTTCGCGCAAAGCTGCCATGCCAAAGCGCAGGGATTCCCAAAAAAGGCGAATCGCGATAGGAATTTTCATAACTTGAAATAGGTCTAAATGAGACCTTATTAGTAGCGAGCCTTGCTTACTTGTTACAAAAAGCGGGCTTTTTTTCTTTTTGGCAATATTTTAGCTTCGAAATCCGAATCCAAGACCCCATAGTGGGCTTTGTTTTGTATGTTTGTAAAAACTTGTTTTCCTTATCCCATAGTCCAAATCGGTATGAAACGTTTTTTGATGTGCTTTTTCTTTTTTGCAGCCGCTACGCTTGCTATGGCTTCGCTCCAAACGGCGCAAGCGCAATGCAGTATAGATTCTATCTTTCAAGCCAAAGCCATGACGCAGTTTGCCAAAAATAAATACCAACTTTCGCGTAGTTATCGCATCGAGCCTTCGTGTAGAGGCTGTTCTACCTATAAAAGTTATACTTGTATCCTAACCAAAGGCAATACCTATGTCTTAGAAATTTCGAGTACGGAGGGGCAGGCGCAGGGGCTAATTGCACAATTCAAAGACGTTACGGGTGCGATTGTGGCTTCTAATTATGATGCTGTGAAGAAAAGAAGTTACTACTCTGTAACCTTTGAATGTAACAAGACCGCCCCTTACTACCTCAATTTTTCTTCTGTCGATGGCAAAAAGCCCTGTGGGGTAGCTATTTTGGGGTTTCGGATTACAAAGTAGTGTCATAAAAGTAAGACCTGTAGGGACAAGGTACTGCCTTGTCCTAATTTTGTTCCTTTTTTCAGACTACATAACTTTAAACTAAATGGCTAATTAGCCCTAAAAAACAGGCTAAACAGAAAAATTTTATTTGATGGGTTTTCAAAGCTAAAAAACAGCGTTTTGTATTTGTTTTTTGCTATTTTTGTGGTATCTTACAACGCAAATCCAAGATTTGCCATACTGATAGGTCGTAGTCGGAGACTACGCCCAATAGGGCGAGGCTATCTTGTTAGGAACTTGCTTTTTTGGATTGCTGTTGGTTCTTCTTCCACTAAAACTCAATCCTTATTTTTTCTACTTCCTCTTTTGCTTGTTTGCGAAGTTCAAAAGAATAACGCACTTTCTCGCTGATTTCTTGCAAAACTTTTCCTTCGGGTAGGTACACTAAAATTCTGCCTAAATCATAGTCGGAAATGTTGGGAATGGCTGCACCTGTTCGGTACATAAAAACCTGTTTCAAAAACATTTCTGTTCGCAAGTAGTAGAGCAAATAGTACAAATCTACTTTGCAGTTTCGCAAAATTCTGAAGCCATTGGTGCAAATACTTCCTTCGTAATCTTTTGTCGCTAAGGCGGTTGCGTGCTTGTTTGTGCCTATGGAATTACCCGCTACTGCTGTCAAAATATCGTTTTCTCTGACTTCATAACTTGCTCGGCTTGGCAACTCGTGAACTAAATAACTTGTTGCATTGATAATCTCATAACTATGCGTATTGATGTCTGAAAGTTCTATGTAATCAACCGTTTCGTTTGCTTGTGAAAGTTTTTTGCTTTTTATTTTTACTATCTCACAAAGGTCTGCAAGTTTTACGGCATTTTGACTTGTGAGTTTATTTAGCAACTTTCGATTTTGAGGTGCGTAATAATCAAAGTCAAACCTTCCAGTTAATTCAGCAACGGGAAACGTAAAACTATTTTCAGTTTCAATTGCTATTTCGTTAGTTATCTGAAATTGTTTGTAATCTTGAATTATTTTACTGAAATCTTCCTCTAAAATTGGCTCTTTATTCTTGTTTTTCAATAAGTTACCAAACTCATCTTTTTGGTAAATTGGATTACCGTTTTTGTTTCCTTGATAACCCAACTTGGTAACTCTGCCAAAAAATACTTTTGGTTCGGAAACCTCACAGGTTTTCAAAACCTGTGAGGTTTGTTTCTCTAAAAATAAAATGGACGTTTTTACGCCCGTTCCAAATGGAATAAAAGTTTCTTGTGGTAAATTGACTACTGCCAAAACCTTTGTTTTTTGTTTGATAAAATATCGCAAATATTCCAAAGATGGATTTTCAAACATTCCGTTAGGTAGTACGATTGCCATTCTGCCACCTTCTTTCAAAAGTTGCAAACACCTTTCAATAAACAGAATTTCAGGTGTTTGCCCTGTATGTAAAGTTTTGGTTTTGAAATAGTTAGTGTTTTCTCCTTGCCATTTATAGCCTAATTCGTATTTCCGCAATAGTTTTTCATTCGTAATTTTTCCTAATGTGCCAAAAGGTGGATTTGCCAAAACAATATCCATTTGATTTTCAATCTGTTGCCCGAAAGACAAAGCCAATTCGTCTAAATCTTCTAAGGAATTTTGAGCAACAATATTGAGGTTGGTGTTGCACTCCAACAACAATTTCATTTTAGCGATTTTGACAATGGTTTTATTGATGTCAATGCCAAAAAGGTTGGGGATAATTTCTTGTTTGGAAGTCTGAAAATTATCTGACAAATATTGATAAGCGGAAAATAAAAAACCACCACTGCCACAAGTGGGGTCAATAATTTTTTCGTGGGGCTTGGGTTGTAAAAATTCCACACAAAAATTTATCACAGGTTCAGGTGTAAAAAATTGTCCTCTGTCTGCTTTTTCGGTACTTGCCAAAAACTTCTGAAACGCCAAACCTTTGGCATCTGTGGTATCTGAAAAGTCTATATGTTGTAATTTATTGACTGCAAAAGCCAAACTTGCAAGGCTTAATTTTATCTTTTCGTTAGGCTCAAAAATATCTGTAAAATCTTTTTTAGATTTTTCCCAAAGTTCAAATGTTCTTTCCGTAAAGTCATTAGATACATTATTGTCCAGACATTCTTTGTATTCTTTCTCGTCAATCCAAAACCAATTTTTACGCAATTTTCTATTAAACACCTTCATAAACAATACTTTGAGCATTTCGTCTAATGCTTGCTGTGCCGAGAGTCCGTCATTGGCGTAAATGCTATTGTGGATTTCGGAAAACTTTTTGAGTAGAGAAGTGTCTTTTTGAAGGGTAAAGATGTTAGGCTGTTCCATTTTCGCTTTGATTAGTTGGTTGATAGTGGCTTAATCTAAGTAATGCAAGCAAAAGTAAATTTGCAACTTTGATATTGTAGTCTTCATAACGCATTAAAGTATGTGCAATATCATTTCTCAAATTAAAGCCAACTCCTCTATCTGTTAAGAGAAATTTAAGGAAAGTCCAATCGTTTGTTTTTATTAGGTTTGACACTTTTCCTTCTTCTAATTCCTTAAATAAATCATTTAGGTCTTTTTCAACTGTTTTATTCTTAACTTGCCCTTTTGTTTGAAAAGTTATTTCACCATTCAATTCAAAAATATCCCTTACAATACCTTCCATTTTAGAAGCCAAACTATCTATAAATAAAATAAAACTTGGCTGATAACCTTTGTTTTCAAAAGCTTTATCTATTTCTACAAAATAATTTTCTAAAGCAGGTTTAATAAAGTCCGTCCATTTGTATTCGTAAGAAAAACCATTTGCCCTTTTAGTTATTTCTTGCCCGAACCAAGTATTTTGTTCTAAAAAGTTAATCAAAATATCAAATGTTAAAACCTTGTTTTTTACCAATTCATTAAAACAATGAACCACAAACAAGTTGTAGTACGTATCTAATAAAATGCCATAAAACTTTAATTTTTCGTATTTCTCTGAACCTCCTTCAAATTCTTGAGCAGTATGTCCATTGTTATCAAGAACTGACTTTGATAATTGACTTAAAAAGTTATTGCTATCATTCTCTTGATTACTTGCTAAACTATTAATTTCTGAAATAGAAACCATAGTATTATCTGAAGAAGATAATAATTGTAGGATTTCTTTAATGTCTTTTGCTAATAGTTCTGCCTTCATAGTATTAAAAGTTTCTATTTGAGATGAAACATCTATTACTTGATGAGTTTCAAACAATTGCCTTGATGCTATTAACTGTTTATACCTTTCGGCTGTTTCTTGGATTTTATCCTCCATTTTTAGACTTGAATAGATATTTAAAGCCTGTAAGCAAAAAACAGAATTGGCTAAGTCTTGCCTTTCAATAGACATTTTTTCATACACTTTGGCAATTTCTAACAGCCAATTATAGGTAGAGGTACTAAATTTTTGGTCTATTTTTTTTCCTAAATAGAAAAAGGCTATTGTTTTGTCAAATATTTCTACAATAGGTTTTATTTCTAAGAGTCGGTGTGCAGAATTAAAACAAATTTCTTGTAGATTAAAAGTAATTAATTTAGTTTTGAAGTTTTTAAAATCTTCTACTAAATAAGTTACAAGTGCTTTAAGAAATACAAAATTTCTTTGATAAAGAAAAGTTGTATTTTCTATGATAGTATTGATTGTCTGTTGTTTGTTATAATTCGTTTCAATAGCAATCATACAAGCATTTCTCGTTGCGTGATAGATTTTAGTATCTATATTTTCAATACTTAAATCAGACTTATAAATCTCTATAAGTTCTAAATAAGAATTTACAGCAGTTTCAATGTAGTATCGTCTGCTCTCTGTTGCATTTGATAATAACAAAAGTAAGTGAGAATAATAGGCTTTCAAAAAAGGGTGATTACTTTCTGCTAATCTCTCTTTAAGACGAATAAAGAAGTTTTCTGTTAAATTATTTATGTCAATATTTGGGTGCTTATTACCATCTGTATCAGTCAATATACTACTCTCTATAACTTTATTATCATCTGTGATATAAAGATGTTTGAAAACAATAATTTCAAAACAAGATATATTTTCTAAGCCATCAATATTTTGAAATGGAATAAATAAATCTGCAATGTTTTCATTGCGTTGATATTTATAACCTTCGTATTCAAGGTGTGCAAAAACATCTTCAATCTTTGAAAAATGGGGAGTGTTCATATTGCTTTTATTAAGGCTTACATTCACGCGCAAATATACTACACATTTGTGTAAAACAAAAATCACTCGTCTGTTTCTTCAAAATCTTCTCTTGTGTCTAATTGGCTTTCGTCAATTTCTCTTGGTGTAGGTTTTGTTTCTTGTATCAATTTTTCAAGGTCGTTGTACCAAGGTGGCGTAAAAATCGGTTGTGTTTTTTCGTCTTTTACCAAAACATCAATCGTGTAGTTTTGATACAAATGTTCGGGTGAAGTGGGCGAATGACTAATTTTTTCGCTGTTCATAAAGGCAAATTCGTGTCTGCCTGTCCGCAAAAACAAATCTACTGCCATAATATTGAAGTCCTTTACCAAAGGTGCTGCCTGGTTTATTTGTGTGATTTCACCAATTCTTTTGCTTGGTTGGTGGGTTTCCAAAATGGCGATTGCACCCTCTACATTTCGGTAGGCTTGTTCGGTAAAAACTTCATCGGGTTGATTATCAATCCACGTTTTAAGGTCTTGCTCGGTTTTCCAAATTCCTTCCAAATATACGCTAAACGCACCTGCGGTTTCCAAAACCCACGTAAAAGGCGGAAAAGTTTTATCGGGATTTTTCTTTTCCCAATCTTCTTTGGTTTTGGTGTAGGCTTTTAGTCCTTTGTCGTAAGTCTTTTGTTTGGCATCGGGTTTTGGGAAAGCCAAAGGTTTCAAAAAACGAAACAATTTATCTTTGTTGTCCAACTTTGAGCCTCTAAACTCGGAATTACTTTTTAGTCCTTTGCACTCAATTACTAACCATTCATTTTTGGTTTCGCCTCTTTTGCGAATATAAAAGTCGCCTCTTGCCTCACTATTCTTAGCGTTATTACCTCCTGCGGGTTTTTCTTTAATACGCAAGACTTCGTAACCCAAATTTTCCAAATACTGTTTCAACAATAATTCGCTAATTGCTCCCATAATGTAGCCGTTGGCACTTGGGCTACTTCGTAAGGCTTGTAAAAATACATTTGTCGTTACGCCAAATCGTTTTTCTATAAATTCTTGTATTTCGTCTTGCATTTTGGTGATTAAAGTTTTGTAAATTTAGCAGTTTTCTTTCAAATCACGCACAACGGTTTGCCGCTTGCCGCAGTGGGGGATTTCGGAGCACTTCAATGTCAACCAAGCACAAATGTTGTTAGAAGCACTGCACTTGATTTTACCACGTCAGCCCCCATTGCGGCAAACGGCTGTTAGCGGTTTGTGCTATTAATGTACTCTTGCAAGCATAATTTTTAAAATTTGATTAATAATTTCTTGTCTGAAGTCTTCATTATAATCGCAGTTAGCTAAAACCACTGCACCGATTTTTTTATCAGGAATAATAAGTAAATAACTCCTAAATCCTTTGTCGCCACCAAAGTGACCTATTGTTTTTTGCCCTTCTATTGTATTTAATTGAAACCCCAAGCCTATATATTTATTCAAATTGGTACTTTGCTTAATCATTGACTGAAAATAATAAGGCTCTTTTTCTGTATCTAATTTTTTAATAAATGAAATCATCCATTTTGAAAGTTCAATTGTAGAAGAATTAAGTGTACTGCTTGGTGAATGCTCTCTGGTATATGGGTAAATATTTCGTTGGTATACATTTTTTGAAAGCCAACTTTTTGAATGCGGGTATGTTTTTAATGAATCAGCTATTTTGAAGTAGCGAAAGTCACTTTGAATCATTTCGTTTGGCGTAAGAATGTTGCTTTTAACATATTCCTCAAATGTCAGTCCTGAAACCTGTTCAACAACTAAGCCTAATATATCATAAGCTAAGTTGCTGTATGCGTACTTTGTAGCGGGAGCAAATTCCAGTTTTATATTTTTATTTAGAATATAATTTTTTAAACTACTGTCATCCTGATTATTATTCGACCAATTATATGAGTTTATATCAGGAATTCCAGAAGTATGATTCAACATGGTCTTAATTGTTATATCATTCACTCTTTTATCGGTATATTTTAACTTAGGTATTATTGTTACCAATTTTTCGTCAAGAGCAAGCTGTCTATTTTCAATAAGATGCATTATAGCTAAAGCAGTAAATATTTTACTTACTGATGCCGTGTGGAAGATTGAATATTCTGTTACTTTTTTTTGGTTGATAATTCCTGTTACACCATAGCCTTTTGAGAAAATTACAGAGTCATCTTTAATGATACCAATTGACAGTCCAGGTATATTATAGTGATTCATTGTACTCGCAATAAGAGAGTCAACTCTTTCAGTAAGTGTGGTTGGGAAATGGTTATAATTTAGGCTTTGTTTAAATGTATTCCTTGAGCATGCTGTAAAAAGACATGTCAAAAGCAAACAAATGGCAATAAATTTTCTGTTCATTAGATTAAAATATTGTTTTTTGATTAAAGGTAGCGTCGGTGTTAGCATAACCGCTAACATGTAGTTATATGCAAGTTATTGCGCATTTTCGCCTAAATTCCTAAAAACAAGTCTAAAAACAGCGTTTTTAAAAACAAGGCGATAAGAAAGAGGGGCTAATTTGGTTAAAAAAGCCTTTTGTCTGTGCAGTTTGGTTAGAAAACTTCTATGCGCAGCTTGTGCTTAAAGAGGGACTGCTATGTCGG contains these protein-coding regions:
- the scpA gene encoding methylmalonyl-CoA mutase: MPTPDLTQIPFQAIEKAWQEAAQTPFYQADMDSIPTWQTAEQIQVKPYYQSLDSEPLLHPDFAAGIAPFLRGPYATMYAVRPWTIRQYAGFSTAQESNAFYRRNLAAGQKGLSVAFDLATHRGYDSDHPRVVGDVGKAGVAIDSVEDMKVLFDQIPLDQMSVSMTMNGAVIPIMAFYIVAAEEQGVSPEKLSGTIQNDILKEFMVRNTYIYPPKPSMRLIADIFKYTAEKMPKFNSISISGYHMQEAGATADIELAYTLADGLEYVRTGIAAGMDIDDFAPRLSFFWAIGMNHFMEVAKMRAGRLLWAKLIKQFNPKNEKSMALRTHCQTSGWSLTEQDPFNNVTRTCIEAMSAALGGTQSLHTNSLDEAIALPTDFSARIARNTQIFIQKNTEITKAIDPYAGSHYVESLTAALVERAWTLIEEVEKLGGMTKAIEAGIPKMRIEEAAARKQARIDGQKDVIVGVNKYAVEENTEIELLEVDNTAVRESQIARLSEIKANRDEKAVQKALFKIKEAAQNQSGNMLELAVEAARLRATLGEISAAMESVFGRFQAETRLISGTYAKEIAKNEDFVKAQQLSNQFAQLEGRRPRILIAKMGQDGHDRGAKVIATSFADLGFDVDISPLFQTPEEVARMAMENDVHLVGASSLAAGHKTLIPQLIEELKKVGREDILVVAGGVIPPKDYDFLYQKGVAAVFGPGTVIAVAAQKILEKLLLEVE
- a CDS encoding ABC transporter permease: MKIPIAIRLFWESLRFGMAALRENILRTVLSLLGVTIGIFAIIGVLTFVDALERGIKDSLSFLGEKVIYVQRMPWIFEPDYPWWKYFSRPNPTIEEYEFLRKRLTKASAVSVFTVRGGFTIKYKENSVSGLAVQGITHSHAEVADIPVEEGRYFTLPEADYSAEVVILGHTLAAELFGLENPIGKFVKLRGEKFKVIGILKKQGENLLDAPSNDNICIIPYFTYVKKFASKRGVFPTIAAKGFENDTDLQDLEGEMRGLLRSYRGIGAKQEDSFALNRPEMFAKFLDGIIAVLTLAGAVIGSFSILVGGFGIANIMFVSVKERTNLIGIQKSLGARNEFILFQFLFEAIFLSVIGGFFGLILVSLLSFLSTDTFVIVINYGNILLGLVIALLIGLSAGVIPAWIAARLDPVEAIRSK
- a CDS encoding N-6 DNA methylase, with translation MEQPNIFTLQKDTSLLKKFSEIHNSIYANDGLSAQQALDEMLKVLFMKVFNRKLRKNWFWIDEKEYKECLDNNVSNDFTERTFELWEKSKKDFTDIFEPNEKIKLSLASLAFAVNKLQHIDFSDTTDAKGLAFQKFLASTEKADRGQFFTPEPVINFCVEFLQPKPHEKIIDPTCGSGGFLFSAYQYLSDNFQTSKQEIIPNLFGIDINKTIVKIAKMKLLLECNTNLNIVAQNSLEDLDELALSFGQQIENQMDIVLANPPFGTLGKITNEKLLRKYELGYKWQGENTNYFKTKTLHTGQTPEILFIERCLQLLKEGGRMAIVLPNGMFENPSLEYLRYFIKQKTKVLAVVNLPQETFIPFGTGVKTSILFLEKQTSQVLKTCEVSEPKVFFGRVTKLGYQGNKNGNPIYQKDEFGNLLKNKNKEPILEEDFSKIIQDYKQFQITNEIAIETENSFTFPVAELTGRFDFDYYAPQNRKLLNKLTSQNAVKLADLCEIVKIKSKKLSQANETVDYIELSDINTHSYEIINATSYLVHELPSRASYEVRENDILTAVAGNSIGTNKHATALATKDYEGSICTNGFRILRNCKVDLYYLLYYLRTEMFLKQVFMYRTGAAIPNISDYDLGRILVYLPEGKVLQEISEKVRYSFELRKQAKEEVEKIRIEF
- a CDS encoding DUF4209 domain-containing protein, with the translated sequence MNTPHFSKIEDVFAHLEYEGYKYQRNENIADLFIPFQNIDGLENISCFEIIVFKHLYITDDNKVIESSILTDTDGNKHPNIDINNLTENFFIRLKERLAESNHPFLKAYYSHLLLLLSNATESRRYYIETAVNSYLELIEIYKSDLSIENIDTKIYHATRNACMIAIETNYNKQQTINTIIENTTFLYQRNFVFLKALVTYLVEDFKNFKTKLITFNLQEICFNSAHRLLEIKPIVEIFDKTIAFFYLGKKIDQKFSTSTYNWLLEIAKVYEKMSIERQDLANSVFCLQALNIYSSLKMEDKIQETAERYKQLIASRQLFETHQVIDVSSQIETFNTMKAELLAKDIKEILQLLSSSDNTMVSISEINSLASNQENDSNNFLSQLSKSVLDNNGHTAQEFEGGSEKYEKLKFYGILLDTYYNLFVVHCFNELVKNKVLTFDILINFLEQNTWFGQEITKRANGFSYEYKWTDFIKPALENYFVEIDKAFENKGYQPSFILFIDSLASKMEGIVRDIFELNGEITFQTKGQVKNKTVEKDLNDLFKELEEGKVSNLIKTNDWTFLKFLLTDRGVGFNLRNDIAHTLMRYEDYNIKVANLLLLALLRLSHYQPTNQSENGTA